Proteins encoded together in one Candidatus Nitrosocaldus cavascurensis window:
- a CDS encoding MBL fold metallo-hydrolase, which produces MKVTVLGSAREVGRSAFLVETDKVKVLLDYGILLRHEPLFPMHVKPKEIDGVVLTHAHLDHSGCIPALFLSKEIPVYATQPTMELAKVLLLDMIKISGFYLPFEYMEVMGMIDSARTYFYREEFEVGDLKITLHNAGHIVGSAFIVVEHDGRRLLYTGDINARGSRILESADLDVGSIDLLITESTYAMEDHQPRDEAERLLVEFANEVVEREGVLFVPAFSVERAQEIACVLRAFNFKHKVAIDGMAIKANEIMLRHPRFLRDAKFFSDVMNWIEWIRGWGGRKRMIREPCVIISPAGMLVGGNALFYMENLADDERNGIAMVSYQGEGTPGRLLLEQGIAMIEGKARKVKAEVKRFDFSGHSGRRELFEMVKGMRGNPKVWTVHGEHDTCIRFAEEINSSIGLEAYAPLAGESIQV; this is translated from the coding sequence TTGAAGGTAACAGTACTAGGTTCTGCAAGAGAGGTTGGAAGGTCAGCATTCCTAGTGGAGACTGATAAGGTTAAGGTGCTATTGGATTATGGTATACTGCTAAGGCATGAACCTCTCTTCCCAATGCATGTTAAACCAAAGGAGATTGATGGTGTAGTGCTTACACATGCGCATCTAGACCACTCTGGATGTATACCAGCACTCTTCTTAAGCAAGGAGATACCTGTATATGCTACCCAACCAACGATGGAGTTGGCTAAGGTACTCCTGCTTGATATGATAAAGATCTCTGGCTTCTATCTACCATTTGAGTACATGGAGGTTATGGGCATGATAGACTCTGCAAGAACATACTTCTACAGGGAGGAGTTTGAGGTTGGGGATCTCAAGATCACACTACACAATGCCGGGCATATAGTTGGGAGTGCGTTCATAGTTGTTGAGCATGATGGTAGAAGGTTGCTATACACAGGGGATATAAATGCTAGAGGCTCTAGGATATTGGAGAGTGCAGATCTTGATGTTGGTAGCATAGATCTACTCATAACAGAGAGTACTTATGCGATGGAGGATCATCAACCTAGGGATGAGGCTGAGAGGCTATTAGTAGAGTTTGCAAACGAGGTTGTGGAGAGGGAAGGGGTACTCTTTGTACCAGCATTCTCGGTTGAGAGGGCACAAGAGATAGCATGTGTGCTTAGAGCATTCAACTTCAAGCATAAGGTAGCAATAGATGGGATGGCTATAAAGGCAAATGAGATAATGCTTAGGCATCCAAGGTTCTTGAGGGATGCTAAATTCTTCTCAGATGTGATGAACTGGATTGAATGGATAAGGGGCTGGGGTGGGAGGAAGAGGATGATAAGAGAGCCATGTGTCATAATCTCTCCAGCAGGAATGTTGGTTGGAGGTAATGCACTCTTCTACATGGAGAATCTTGCTGATGATGAGAGGAATGGTATAGCGATGGTATCATACCAAGGAGAGGGTACTCCTGGAAGGCTACTGCTGGAGCAAGGTATAGCAATGATAGAAGGCAAGGCTAGAAAGGTTAAGGCTGAGGTTAAGAGGTTTGACTTCTCTGGGCATAGTGGGAGGAGGGAACTATTCGAGATGGTTAAAGGTATGAGAGGTAATCCAAAGGTATGGACTGTGCATGGTGAGCATGATACATGCATAAGGTTTGCTGAAGAGATAAATAGTAGTATAGGGCTGGAGGCATATGCACCTCTTGCTGGAGAGAGTATACAGGTTTGA
- a CDS encoding 4Fe-4S dicluster domain-containing protein translates to MPVAILPDIDEQTCIGCALCVEICTALGPDVLRVKPVEGWKRGKAFVHYPERCISDGACIAVCPTTAIFWMRPLEYTPGQPVPLHKFGRFTKGWDEG, encoded by the coding sequence ATGCCAGTAGCAATACTACCAGACATAGATGAGCAGACATGCATAGGCTGTGCTCTATGCGTTGAGATATGCACTGCACTAGGACCAGATGTGCTAAGGGTCAAGCCAGTAGAGGGTTGGAAGAGGGGCAAGGCATTCGTGCACTATCCTGAGAGATGCATCTCAGATGGTGCATGCATAGCAGTCTGCCCAACAACAGCAATATTCTGGATGAGGCCATTAGAGTACACACCAGGCCAGCCAGTACCACTGCACAAGTTTGGAAGATTCACTAAGGGCTGGGATGAGGGGTAG
- a CDS encoding phage terminase large subunit produces MLVYIKNDVCNRCFKLALKISRLYGITLFDYQIDMLSVEGNCIVLGGRQIGKTTITALKALSHAIIHANTTTLIVSPSLRQSLHLFDYIIQFINIDPLNMLIESKSKTELKLVNGSRIISLPSSPNTIRGYTAHLVIVDEANFIDEELITSVLFPTISTTRGYLWLISTPYKKDHIFYQIYTSTSNSNDWHKFRIPSSMNPLISKEFLAMQEQSLGIYYKQEYEAEYIDDHTGIFNISKVILDTDLQLDINTIYIDVGGYSDYMGILYCNKKGNLLYVLDEYQGQGQYLDQVNNQIVSKGINPDQSISIVVDSTGVGRGIEEYLIQLGYKPKGIIWNRDKQRDAMIKAMYAIQNKQLFISSKCFMLIRQMKEAVFKTGKLTTLSGIDDLLYALMLAYADNTKRQARILY; encoded by the coding sequence ATGCTAGTCTATATAAAAAATGATGTGTGTAATAGATGCTTTAAGCTTGCCCTTAAGATAAGTAGATTGTACGGAATAACACTGTTTGATTATCAGATAGATATGCTTAGTGTTGAAGGTAACTGCATAGTTCTAGGAGGTAGGCAGATAGGTAAGACTACAATAACAGCATTGAAGGCCCTTAGTCATGCCATTATACATGCAAATACCACTACACTAATAGTATCACCATCGCTAAGGCAGAGTTTACACCTTTTTGATTACATAATACAGTTCATCAACATAGACCCCTTGAATATGTTAATAGAGAGCAAGAGCAAGACAGAGTTAAAACTTGTTAATGGTTCAAGGATAATATCACTTCCATCATCACCCAACACTATAAGAGGATATACTGCCCATCTTGTAATAGTTGATGAGGCTAACTTTATAGATGAGGAACTTATTACAAGTGTACTCTTCCCTACAATAAGCACTACAAGAGGATATCTATGGCTAATCTCTACTCCATATAAGAAAGACCATATATTCTATCAGATCTATACATCTACATCAAACTCTAATGATTGGCATAAATTTAGGATACCATCATCAATGAATCCATTGATATCTAAGGAATTCCTTGCTATGCAAGAGCAAAGCCTAGGCATCTACTATAAGCAAGAATATGAGGCTGAGTATATTGATGACCATACAGGTATATTCAATATAAGTAAAGTCATCCTTGATACTGATCTACAACTAGACATTAATACTATTTACATAGATGTTGGGGGTTATTCAGATTACATGGGTATATTATACTGCAATAAAAAAGGTAATTTGTTATATGTGCTGGATGAGTATCAAGGACAGGGGCAGTATCTGGATCAGGTGAATAACCAGATAGTTAGTAAGGGCATAAATCCAGATCAAAGCATATCTATAGTTGTTGATTCGACTGGCGTAGGTAGAGGTATTGAGGAATATCTTATTCAACTAGGTTATAAACCAAAGGGAATAATCTGGAATAGAGATAAGCAGAGGGATGCAATGATAAAAGCAATGTATGCAATACAGAATAAACAATTATTCATATCTTCAAAATGCTTTATGTTAATCAGGCAGATGAAGGAAGCAGTATTTAAGACAGGTAAGTTAACAACTTTATCTGGTATTGATGATCTACTCTATGCATTGATGCTAGCCTATGCAGATAACACAAAGAGGCAGGCACGAATACTATACTAA
- a CDS encoding class II aldolase/adducin family protein yields MSGICECGRGDEGYIKSELVSCVKTLFSKGYVSSGGGNHSVRLRDGSNASHIWITPSGYPRSHLTVDDLVLIDIDGNMLRGDLRPSIEVPFHTQIYRVRDDVSAVSHAHSPYSHALIQTLRIVEVDGHTGVFGLNCSGLSSSPSQQLPLSIPPVIHNLLILEYRQLGSRALARLVGDAFSISNGVKILVLLDHGVIGIGRCIHEAVMHVQLLEEWARCVTIAYRLDKASK; encoded by the coding sequence TTGTCAGGCATATGTGAATGTGGTAGAGGGGATGAGGGTTACATAAAGAGCGAACTTGTATCATGTGTAAAGACGTTATTCTCAAAGGGTTATGTATCATCTGGAGGAGGCAACCATAGTGTAAGGCTTAGGGATGGGAGCAATGCATCGCATATATGGATAACACCATCAGGCTACCCTAGATCCCATCTTACAGTTGATGATCTAGTGCTAATAGATATAGATGGTAACATGCTTAGGGGTGATCTTAGACCATCTATAGAGGTTCCATTCCACACCCAGATATACAGGGTTAGGGATGATGTTAGTGCAGTATCCCATGCACACTCACCATACTCACATGCACTAATCCAGACCCTTAGAATAGTGGAGGTTGATGGGCATACTGGAGTATTCGGCTTAAACTGCTCAGGCTTATCGTCATCCCCATCACAGCAATTACCATTGAGTATACCTCCTGTAATACATAACCTTCTCATCCTTGAGTATAGACAGTTAGGCTCAAGGGCACTTGCAAGGCTTGTTGGAGATGCATTCAGCATAAGCAATGGTGTGAAGATTCTAGTGCTATTGGACCATGGTGTAATAGGTATAGGGAGATGCATACATGAGGCTGTAATGCATGTACAGTTGCTAGAGGAGTGGGCAAGGTGTGTTACCATAGCATATAGATTGGATAAGGCAAGTAAGTAA